Proteins from a genomic interval of Canis lupus familiaris isolate Mischka breed German Shepherd chromosome 33, alternate assembly UU_Cfam_GSD_1.0, whole genome shotgun sequence:
- the OR5K18 gene encoding olfactory receptor family 5 subfamily K member 18 (The RefSeq protein has 1 substitution compared to this genomic sequence), with translation MTEDNYSLTTEFILIGFTDHPKLKTVLFVVFLTIYLVTMVGNLGLVALILMERRLHTPMYIFLGNLALMDSCCACAITPKMLENFFSKDRMISLYECMAQFYFLCLAETADCFLLAAMAYDRYVAICSPLQYHTLMSKKLCLQMTAGAYIAGNLHSMIHIVFLFRLTFCRSHQINHFFCDVLPLFKLSCVDPYINELLIFIFSASILVFSIIIVIISYLCILFMIFRMKSKEGRGRALSTCASHFLSVSMFYGSLLFVYIRPNSVKEEDKDKPVAIFYTLVIPLLNPFIYSLRNKEVINAMKRNIKKIL, from the coding sequence ATGACTGAGGATAATTACTCCTTGACAACTGAATTTATTCTCATAGGATTTACAGATCACCCAAAGTTGAAGACCGTTCTGTTTGTGGTGTTTCTCACTATCTATCTGGTGACCATGGTGGGGAATCTGGGCCTGGTGGCATTGATCCTTATGGAGCGTCGCCTTCACACACCCATGTACATCTTTCTGGGCAACCTGGCTCTAATGGATTCCTGTTGTGCCTGTGCCATTACCCCCAAGATGTTAGAGAATTTCTTTTCGAAGGACAGAATGATTTCCCTCTATGAATGCAtggcacaattttattttctgtgcctTGCTGAAACTGCAGACTGCTTTCTCCTGGCAGcaatggcctatgaccgctatgtggccatctgcagcCCACTGCAGTACCACACCCTGATGTCGAAGAAGCTCTGCCTTCAGATGACCGCAGGGGCCTACATAGCAGGAAACCTGCATTCCATGATTCATATAGTGTTTCTCTTTCGTTTAACTTTCTGTAGGTCTCATCAGATTAATCACTTTTTTTGTGATGTTCTTCCATTATTCAAACTCTCCTGTGTTGACCCTTATATCAATGAATTgttgatatttatcttttctgcttCAATTTTAGTCTTCTCTATTATCATAGTCATAATCTCTTATCTCTGCATCCTTTTcatgattttcaaaatgaaatccaaagagggaagaggcagagccTTATCTACCTGTgcatctcactttctctctgtctcaatgtTCTATGGTTCTCTTCTCTTTGTGTACATTCGACCAAATTCAGTTAAAGAAGAGGATAAAGATAAACCTGTTGCTATTTTTTATACTCTAGTAATCCCTTTattaaatccttttatttatagTCTAAGAAATAAGGAAGTAATAAAtgccatgaaaagaaatataaagaaaattttataa